GGATCATGAAACTACCTTTTTCAATCTAGGTGTCAATATCGTGGAACATCCCGATATTTATCATAGAATACAAGATGATGGCCATTTGATTGGATCTCATACATGGTCACATCGTTATTTACCTGCTTTATcgaataaagaaattatcgCACAAATTGAATGGGGTATTTGGGCAATGAATGCCACAGGACACCATATTCCAAAATGGTGGAGACCACCTTACGGAGGAATTGACAATAGAGTTCGTCATATTACAAGGTTATTTGGGTTACAAGCCGTAGTTTGGAATCATGATACTTTAGATTGGAAATTTGCTTCTGGTGATCCCTCTGTTTCTTTGGAAGAAATTTTGGGTAGAGTTCATGACTGGAATAGAGATAAAACAGGATTAATTCTAGAGCATGATTCTAAAGAAACTACTGTAGATATTGCTCTAAGGGTAAAAGATATAATCGGAGAAGATCAGTTAACTGTAGCAGAATGTGCAGGTGGTAATGATTATATCCGAGAATATGACTAGATAAGTAGatcatttatttaaaataatttttgttatttcATAGAATTGTACTAATTACTCATTACTAACATAtctattttatcaaataaataccgataacaatataaatacttcattattaaattctattaaaagtgtatacaaaataataatacagaTATAAAAGGTATTATAAAATCCATTATCTTAACGCCATTAACAGCcttttttcatcattacgGTCTAGATGTAGTAACATTGAGATTACTGGAAGAAGTTGACCCCTTTGGTCTTTATGTTCGAAGAATCCTAATAGAACATTCTTTATATACGCAATCTTTTCATTCATTTCTGCTTGACTTTCCGTTGACATAGATGGCCTGGATTGTCCCATAATAAACCCATTTCCATCAGAGTCTCCCTTTGAAGAATCATGAAGTGTAGATGTAACCGAATTAGACCTACTGGATCTACTTGAGGCAAATCCCCTTTGATCACGTAAAGTGcttaattgatttgaaaCGGTCCTATAAGATTTTGTAATACGTTCTAGTTTCTTGTTTGTATCATTATTCGCCTTCATCAAATTCTCTATATTTTCTTGCAAATCACGAACTTTGGTATCAGCTTTAGAGAGTGCTTCTTTTAAGCTAGAATTTGATTTCTCTAATTCATCAGTATCTTCTCCATTTACAGTACTTTTTTTACGAATACTTTCATTTACcgatttcaaattttctatttctgCGTTTAGTCGTTGCTCACTTAATGTTAAAGCGTGAATAGATGTCTGtaatttactatttttagCTTGCGCTTCTTGCAGTTCTCTAGACATTTTACCAGATGAAAGTTCAAATTCCGATTTCAATCTTTTGTTTTCATCAGTAAAATAGTCAATTTTATCATGCAGCTCTCTTAATTTCTGAGAATCACCATTATGAGAATCCGATATTAGTTGACGCATAGTGGTTGCTTCTCGtgttttttcttgaataatatttgaataatcatttaattcatccTCAAGGGACATGACCCTTTTATTAGATTCTTTTAACTTAACATTTAGCTCCTCACACTGTCTTTGAATGGATTCAACTT
The window above is part of the Henningerozyma blattae CBS 6284 chromosome 2, complete genome genome. Proteins encoded here:
- the CDA2 gene encoding chitin deacetylase CDA2 (similar to Saccharomyces cerevisiae CDA2 (YLR308W); ancestral locus Anc_4.47), with translation MRFLKFNFLYLFLLSLLYNKLFALEENDELVEATDFKVANGKARTPFPDWLKRITGLYQWPGLDPPYIPLDFIDLSKIPDFGPYSLGFCANVPREACSFDCHGCMGHDEIFTCRKLSQTFDDGPTPATLRLLDSLDHETTFFNLGVNIVEHPDIYHRIQDDGHLIGSHTWSHRYLPALSNKEIIAQIEWGIWAMNATGHHIPKWWRPPYGGIDNRVRHITRLFGLQAVVWNHDTLDWKFASGDPSVSLEEILGRVHDWNRDKTGLILEHDSKETTVDIALRVKDIIGEDQLTVAECAGGNDYIREYD